One window from the genome of Acidihalobacter ferrooxydans encodes:
- a CDS encoding type IV pilus twitching motility protein PilT, which yields MARVDALLADLLARRGSDLHLIAGQPPRMRIDGELMAVGDAALSADTLGDMAGEILSERSRQQLEQHDGTDFAYALLDGARFRVNLFRHIGGLGMVMRAIPSEALSLTALHMPPVVQSLCQHKHGLVLVTGKTGSGKSTTLAAMVDAINENKRGHILTIEDPIEFVHRRKRCLISQREVGHDAASFSSALHSALREDPDVILVGEMRDIETIGLAVTAAEMGILVLATLHTSRADATVDRIINAFPATKQAQVRIMLSTSLRGVISQQLARRADGRGRLAVTEIMLNTPAIANLIRDGKTEQIETAMQSGALVGMQTMDNELRRLMEAGEITGQEAYLRAINKDYFRGFADS from the coding sequence ATGGCACGCGTCGACGCCCTGCTTGCCGACCTCCTCGCCCGGCGCGGGTCGGATCTTCATCTGATTGCCGGGCAGCCGCCGCGCATGCGCATAGACGGCGAACTGATGGCCGTCGGCGATGCAGCGCTGAGCGCCGACACCCTTGGCGATATGGCCGGCGAAATTCTCAGCGAACGCAGCCGCCAACAACTTGAACAGCACGATGGCACGGACTTCGCGTACGCGCTACTCGATGGCGCGCGCTTCCGGGTCAATCTGTTCCGTCATATCGGCGGTCTCGGAATGGTCATGCGCGCAATCCCAAGTGAGGCACTGAGCCTCACCGCCCTGCACATGCCACCCGTGGTCCAAAGCCTCTGTCAGCACAAACACGGCCTCGTGCTTGTGACCGGCAAGACCGGCTCGGGCAAATCGACTACGCTGGCGGCGATGGTCGATGCGATCAACGAAAACAAACGCGGCCATATTCTGACCATCGAAGACCCGATCGAATTCGTCCACCGCCGCAAACGCTGCCTGATCAGCCAGCGCGAGGTCGGACATGACGCGGCAAGCTTCTCCTCGGCGCTGCACTCAGCCTTGCGCGAAGACCCGGATGTCATTCTGGTCGGCGAGATGCGGGATATCGAAACCATCGGCCTCGCGGTCACCGCCGCCGAGATGGGCATCCTGGTTCTGGCAACCCTGCATACCAGCCGCGCCGATGCGACAGTGGACCGGATCATCAATGCATTCCCGGCGACCAAGCAGGCCCAGGTGCGCATCATGCTTTCGACCTCGCTGCGCGGCGTGATTTCACAGCAGCTCGCGCGGCGCGCCGACGGTCGCGGGCGTCTGGCGGTCACCGAGATCATGTTGAACACGCCGGCCATCGCCAACCTGATCCGCGACGGCAAGACCGAACAGATCGAAACCGCCATGCAAAGTGGCGCCCTGGTCGGGATGCAAACGATGGACAACGAACTCAGGCGCCTCATGGAAGCCGGTGAGATTACCGGCCAGGAAGCGTACCTGCGGGCGATCAACAAAGACTACTTCCGGGGGTTCGCGGACTCCTGA
- a CDS encoding type IV pilus twitching motility protein PilT: MPRIDAFLKLGREQGSSDIHFAVGMPPLLRINGELIPIRFRDLENRELQGYVFEILTDTQKAAFRHGNDLDFSYMSPIAGRFRVNLYRKSTGVGAAFRHVPEHIPSLSELALPAVINALADHHQGLLLVTGSTGTGKSTTLAAILDHINRARALNIITLEDPIEFMFESRRAQVVQREVGTHVESFAAGLRAAMREDPDIIMVGELRDPDSLMMAMIAAETGHLVLGTLHTTSAVKTIDRIIDALPIEQRAQGKSFLAQNLRGVITQVLVKTADGRSRRAVTEILVMNHAIGKLLMSDKTHQIPSMLQTGREQGMQLLDQALLDCLNRKEIDPNDAYLYAQDKKQFQRFVTDASILPPVNLARGG, from the coding sequence TTGCCGCGTATCGATGCTTTTCTGAAACTGGGGCGCGAGCAAGGCTCTTCGGACATCCACTTCGCGGTGGGAATGCCGCCGTTACTGCGGATCAACGGCGAACTGATACCCATCAGGTTTCGCGACCTCGAAAATCGCGAACTGCAAGGCTATGTGTTCGAAATACTGACAGATACGCAAAAAGCCGCATTCCGTCACGGTAACGATCTCGATTTTTCCTACATGTCGCCTATCGCCGGGCGCTTCCGCGTCAACCTCTACCGCAAATCGACCGGCGTCGGAGCGGCCTTCAGACACGTTCCCGAACACATCCCCTCACTGTCCGAACTGGCCCTGCCTGCGGTGATCAACGCGCTGGCCGATCATCATCAGGGCCTGCTGCTGGTGACCGGCTCGACGGGTACCGGCAAATCCACCACGCTGGCTGCCATCCTCGACCATATCAACCGTGCCCGCGCGCTGAACATCATCACGCTGGAGGACCCGATCGAGTTCATGTTCGAGAGTCGGCGCGCGCAGGTTGTGCAACGCGAAGTCGGCACCCATGTGGAAAGCTTTGCGGCCGGGCTGCGCGCGGCCATGCGCGAGGACCCGGACATCATCATGGTCGGCGAGCTGCGCGACCCGGACTCGCTCATGATGGCGATGATCGCGGCGGAAACCGGCCATCTTGTCCTCGGCACGCTCCACACCACCTCCGCGGTCAAGACCATCGACCGCATCATCGACGCGCTGCCTATCGAACAACGTGCGCAGGGCAAAAGCTTTCTCGCACAGAACCTGCGCGGCGTAATCACTCAGGTACTGGTCAAAACAGCGGATGGACGCAGCCGCCGCGCCGTAACCGAAATACTGGTCATGAATCACGCCATCGGCAAGCTGCTGATGAGCGACAAGACCCATCAAATCCCCTCCATGCTCCAGACCGGGCGCGAGCAGGGCATGCAACTGCTCGATCAGGCTCTGCTGGATTGCCTGAACCGCAAGGAAATCGATCCCAACGACGCCTACCTCTATGCGCAGGACAAGAAGCAGTTCCAGCGTTTCGTCACCGACGCGTCCATTCTGCCGCCGGTCAATCTGGCGAGGGGTGGCTGA
- a CDS encoding protein kinase domain-containing protein, with protein sequence MALFGELRAGRRITNALALRNFSDKDAQHVLQKLKDSAADAVPRLLRMLILANPTDKNHLIQLLTRILDNTTLDYFCQALRGTDTRTTQAVVAILRGRLSYDPNRLFQYLADPTMPKAALLEVLCAHTDALNAAELLKQIAALDPSERNAAFRLLDDIADETLLPELLSRATAKDAQFRQGVARVLGRFSTPAAHQALKHMLEDSSKAVRQVALEALSGKTGVLDVETLFQLLRDADIEVQNHAIDEIIRLNDPDTLRYVVEVLRDETEYVRRAGVEVLNEVGDARAIKSLLNAIKDDDWWVRARAADALAKIGGPRVIQAVVDLLRDDDEFIRRSVIEILNSIKSERAFGYLLEAVRDSDWWVRERAVDALAKLGNKAAVPALLPLLKDDASMAIVALRALARLGDARLLETVAEALQRAEPNVRVEALLALVELADAAHADWVLQRIEAVAHDAPEEELRDVARDCASRLLERFERPRDASGTAPATNADSLTSASAASAPASAAEITSSTQLDQLPDVPVIDPTPIVLTRLRAGEILGQRYRYIRRVGSGAFGVVVLVDDLTRGDDVTLKFLHSRLSSDENMVRRFQREHLFARRIEHRNIIRIYDFFILGEHYVISMEYFASTPLSAEIKAKVPLSLTRSLHIVYEVASGMVAAHALGIVHRDLKPGNILINEHNVVKVVDFGVAAAVDDQNTRLTRTGLMVGTPRYMSPEQVLGKPIDARSDIYSLGVIFYEMLTGSPPFTGDDNLAAMYQHVKGGAQPPHERNPDISRTLSALVMRMMATEPERRFKSMADLRHTLAPFMSTHRRH encoded by the coding sequence ATGGCTCTATTCGGCGAATTGCGTGCCGGGCGCCGGATAACCAACGCGCTGGCACTGCGCAATTTTTCCGACAAGGACGCGCAGCACGTGCTGCAAAAACTCAAGGACTCCGCCGCCGACGCGGTGCCGCGTTTATTGCGCATGCTGATTCTCGCGAATCCGACAGACAAAAACCATCTGATCCAGTTGTTGACGCGCATTCTGGACAACACGACTCTGGATTATTTCTGTCAGGCCCTGCGCGGAACCGACACGCGAACCACGCAGGCCGTCGTCGCCATCTTACGCGGCCGACTGAGCTACGATCCTAACCGCCTGTTTCAGTATCTCGCGGATCCGACCATGCCGAAAGCGGCGCTCCTTGAGGTGCTTTGCGCACATACGGATGCGCTGAATGCGGCAGAACTGCTCAAGCAGATTGCCGCTCTCGACCCCAGCGAACGTAATGCCGCGTTCCGCCTGCTCGACGATATCGCGGACGAGACCTTGCTGCCGGAACTGCTGAGCCGGGCGACCGCCAAAGACGCCCAGTTTAGGCAGGGCGTGGCGCGTGTATTAGGGCGGTTTTCCACGCCCGCCGCGCACCAGGCGCTCAAGCACATGCTCGAAGATTCGAGCAAGGCGGTGCGTCAGGTCGCGCTGGAGGCCTTGTCCGGGAAAACGGGCGTCCTCGATGTCGAAACCCTGTTTCAACTCCTGCGGGATGCGGATATCGAGGTGCAGAATCACGCCATCGACGAAATCATCCGGCTGAACGATCCGGACACGCTGCGCTACGTCGTCGAGGTGCTGCGCGACGAGACCGAATACGTGCGCCGCGCCGGTGTCGAAGTGTTGAACGAAGTCGGCGACGCGCGCGCCATCAAGAGCCTGCTCAATGCGATCAAGGACGACGACTGGTGGGTGCGCGCCAGAGCGGCCGATGCCCTGGCCAAAATCGGCGGACCGCGCGTGATTCAGGCCGTCGTCGACCTCCTGCGCGACGACGATGAGTTCATTCGCCGTTCGGTGATCGAAATCCTGAATTCGATCAAAAGCGAGCGCGCGTTCGGCTATTTGCTCGAAGCGGTTCGCGATTCCGATTGGTGGGTCCGCGAGCGGGCGGTAGATGCGTTGGCCAAACTGGGCAACAAGGCCGCCGTACCGGCGTTGCTGCCCTTGCTCAAAGACGATGCATCGATGGCCATCGTTGCCCTGCGCGCGCTGGCCCGCCTCGGTGACGCGCGCCTCCTGGAGACTGTTGCCGAGGCGCTGCAACGCGCCGAACCCAATGTGCGTGTGGAAGCATTGCTGGCCCTGGTCGAATTGGCTGACGCAGCACATGCCGACTGGGTGCTCCAACGCATCGAGGCCGTCGCGCATGACGCCCCCGAAGAGGAACTGCGCGATGTCGCCAGAGACTGCGCTTCGCGCTTGCTCGAGCGTTTCGAACGCCCCCGGGACGCATCAGGGACGGCTCCCGCGACCAACGCCGATTCCCTGACATCAGCGTCAGCGGCATCGGCGCCGGCGTCAGCGGCGGAAATCACCTCAAGCACCCAACTGGATCAACTGCCGGATGTGCCCGTCATCGATCCCACGCCGATCGTCCTCACCCGTCTGCGTGCCGGCGAGATCCTGGGCCAGCGGTATCGTTACATCCGCCGCGTCGGCAGCGGCGCATTCGGGGTTGTGGTGCTGGTCGACGATCTGACGCGCGGCGACGATGTGACACTGAAGTTTCTACACTCACGACTGTCTTCCGACGAAAACATGGTGCGGCGGTTTCAGCGCGAGCACCTCTTTGCCCGGCGCATCGAGCATCGCAACATTATTCGCATCTATGATTTTTTTATCCTGGGCGAACACTATGTGATCAGCATGGAGTATTTCGCCTCGACGCCTTTATCGGCGGAGATCAAGGCCAAAGTGCCGCTGAGTCTGACGCGCAGCCTGCATATCGTGTACGAAGTCGCATCGGGGATGGTCGCGGCTCACGCGTTGGGTATCGTGCACCGCGACCTCAAGCCCGGGAACATCCTGATCAACGAGCACAACGTGGTGAAAGTGGTCGATTTCGGCGTCGCCGCGGCAGTGGACGATCAAAACACCCGCTTGACGCGAACCGGCCTGATGGTCGGCACACCACGCTACATGTCGCCGGAACAGGTGCTGGGCAAGCCGATCGACGCGCGTTCGGACATCTACAGCCTGGGCGTGATTTTTTACGAAATGCTGACCGGCAGCCCGCCCTTCACGGGGGATGATAATCTTGCAGCCATGTATCAGCATGTCAAAGGCGGAGCCCAACCGCCGCACGAGCGCAACCCGGATATTTCGCGGACACTGAGTGCGCTGGTGATGCGCATGATGGCCACCGAACCCGAGCGGCGGTTCAAGAGCATGGCGGATCTGCGCCATACACTCGCGCCGTTCATGTCGACTCACCGCCGTCACTGA
- a CDS encoding Lrp/AsnC family transcriptional regulator: MQTFFVLIKCALGATYSTAEAIMSEIEETSEVHSISGEYDLLAKFYLSHERDTGRFVTDTLQQIQGVESTYTLVAFNAFT; this comes from the coding sequence ATGCAAACTTTTTTTGTCTTGATTAAATGCGCGCTGGGCGCGACGTATTCCACGGCTGAGGCCATCATGAGTGAAATCGAGGAAACCTCGGAAGTTCATTCCATTTCCGGGGAATACGATCTTCTGGCCAAGTTCTATTTGTCGCACGAACGCGATACTGGACGCTTCGTCACCGATACCTTGCAGCAGATACAAGGGGTCGAATCGACCTATACCCTGGTCGCCTTCAATGCGTTTACCTGA
- the groL gene encoding chaperonin GroEL (60 kDa chaperone family; promotes refolding of misfolded polypeptides especially under stressful conditions; forms two stacked rings of heptamers to form a barrel-shaped 14mer; ends can be capped by GroES; misfolded proteins enter the barrel where they are refolded when GroES binds): MSAKEVKFSDDARTRMVRGVNVLANAVKVTLGPKGRNVVLDRSFGAPTVTKDGVSVAKEIELDDKFENMGAQMVKEVSSQTSDIAGDGTTTATVLAQAIVREGMKAVTAGMNPMDLKRGIDKAVTATVEELRKISKPCTDSKAIAQVGTISANSDVEIGKIIADAMDKVGKEGVITVEDGSGLENELDVVEGMQFDRGYLSPYFVNNQQSMTAELDDAFVLLHDKKISNIRELLPVLEGVAKAGKPLLIIAEDIEGEALATLVVNSIRGIVKVAAVKAPGFGDRRKAMLQDIAVLTGGQVISEEVGLSLEKATLDDLGRAKKIQVTKENTTIIDGAGAAGDIKARVEQIRAQIEEASSDYDREKLQERVAKLAGGVAVIKVGAATEVEMKEKKARVEDALHATRAAVEEGVVPGGGVALIRALAAVAKLKGDNEDQDTGIAIARRAMEEPLRQIVANAGDEPSVVMNKVREGKGNYGYNAGSGEYGDMVEMGILDPTKVTRSALQNAASVAGLIITTEAMVAELPKKDEPAMPAGGDMGGMGGMGGMGMM, encoded by the coding sequence ATGAGTGCAAAAGAAGTCAAGTTCTCCGATGACGCCCGTACCCGCATGGTGCGTGGAGTCAACGTACTGGCCAACGCGGTCAAGGTCACCCTGGGCCCGAAGGGTCGCAATGTGGTGCTGGATCGCTCCTTCGGCGCCCCGACGGTGACCAAGGACGGCGTGTCCGTGGCCAAGGAAATCGAGCTGGATGACAAATTCGAGAACATGGGTGCGCAGATGGTCAAGGAAGTCTCCTCGCAGACCTCCGACATCGCCGGTGACGGCACCACCACGGCAACTGTGTTGGCCCAGGCCATCGTCCGCGAAGGCATGAAGGCCGTCACCGCCGGCATGAACCCGATGGACCTCAAGCGCGGCATCGACAAGGCCGTCACTGCCACCGTCGAAGAACTGCGTAAGATTTCCAAGCCCTGCACCGACAGCAAGGCCATCGCGCAAGTCGGCACCATTTCCGCCAACTCCGATGTGGAAATCGGCAAGATCATTGCCGACGCGATGGACAAGGTCGGCAAGGAAGGCGTCATTACGGTCGAAGACGGCTCCGGCCTGGAGAACGAACTGGACGTCGTCGAGGGCATGCAGTTCGACCGTGGCTATCTGTCGCCCTACTTCGTCAACAACCAGCAGAGCATGACGGCCGAGCTCGACGACGCCTTCGTCCTGCTGCACGACAAGAAAATCTCCAACATCCGCGAACTGCTGCCCGTGCTGGAAGGCGTCGCCAAAGCCGGCAAACCACTGCTGATCATCGCCGAAGACATCGAAGGCGAAGCGCTGGCCACTCTGGTGGTCAACAGCATCCGCGGTATCGTCAAGGTCGCCGCCGTCAAGGCGCCGGGCTTCGGTGATCGCCGCAAGGCCATGCTGCAGGATATCGCCGTGCTGACCGGCGGCCAGGTGATCTCGGAAGAGGTCGGTCTGTCCCTGGAGAAAGCCACCCTGGACGATCTGGGTCGCGCCAAGAAGATTCAGGTCACCAAGGAAAACACCACCATCATCGACGGCGCCGGCGCCGCGGGCGATATCAAGGCCCGTGTCGAGCAGATTCGTGCGCAGATCGAGGAAGCCTCCTCCGACTACGACCGCGAGAAGCTGCAGGAGCGCGTTGCCAAACTGGCCGGCGGTGTCGCCGTGATCAAGGTCGGCGCCGCGACCGAGGTCGAGATGAAGGAGAAGAAGGCACGCGTCGAAGACGCTCTGCACGCGACCCGTGCGGCGGTCGAGGAAGGCGTGGTGCCCGGTGGTGGCGTAGCGCTGATCCGCGCCCTGGCGGCGGTTGCCAAGCTCAAGGGTGATAACGAGGATCAGGACACCGGTATCGCCATCGCGCGACGCGCCATGGAAGAGCCTCTGCGCCAGATCGTTGCCAATGCCGGCGACGAGCCTTCGGTGGTCATGAACAAAGTCCGCGAAGGCAAGGGCAACTACGGCTACAACGCCGGCTCTGGCGAATATGGCGACATGGTCGAAATGGGTATCCTCGACCCGACCAAGGTCACCCGTTCCGCACTGCAGAACGCCGCGTCCGTGGCCGGCCTGATCATCACCACCGAGGCGATGGTTGCCGAACTCCCGAAGAAGGATGAGCCGGCGATGCCGGCCGGCGGCGACATGGGTGGTATGGGCGGCATGGGTGGCATGGGCATGATGTAA
- the groES gene encoding co-chaperone GroES codes for MNIRPLHDRVVIKRMEEERMSAGGIVIPDSATEKPVRGEVLAVGNGKILDNGDTRALDVKVGDKVLFGKYAGTEIKIDGEEVLVMREEDIVAVIEG; via the coding sequence ATGAACATTCGTCCGCTGCACGATCGCGTTGTGATCAAGCGCATGGAAGAAGAGCGCATGAGCGCTGGTGGCATCGTGATCCCCGATTCGGCCACCGAGAAACCTGTGCGCGGTGAAGTGCTGGCCGTCGGCAATGGCAAAATTCTGGACAATGGCGACACGCGCGCGCTCGACGTCAAGGTTGGCGACAAAGTGTTGTTCGGCAAATACGCCGGCACCGAGATCAAGATCGACGGCGAAGAAGTGCTGGTCATGCGCGAGGAAGACATCGTCGCGGTGATCGAAGGCTGA
- a CDS encoding FxsA family protein, translated as MRLFPFIALSLLVFPLVELYLLIEVGMLIGALPTLLLVVGTAALGLWLLRLQGLQNYRRMQQCIARGEVPAQEMVEGVVMMVGAVLLLLPGLITDVLGLLCLTPPVRRVIVAKWLRRTQIRVNTMQQAQGGRVYDAEYRNLPPDKRP; from the coding sequence ATGCGCCTCTTTCCCTTCATCGCCCTGTCGCTGCTCGTTTTTCCGCTGGTCGAGCTGTATCTGCTGATCGAGGTTGGCATGCTGATCGGTGCCCTGCCGACGCTGTTGCTGGTGGTCGGGACGGCGGCGCTTGGATTGTGGCTGTTACGACTGCAGGGCCTGCAGAACTACCGGCGCATGCAGCAGTGCATCGCACGCGGCGAAGTCCCGGCACAGGAAATGGTGGAGGGCGTAGTCATGATGGTCGGGGCCGTGCTGCTGTTGTTGCCGGGGCTGATCACCGATGTACTCGGACTGCTCTGCCTCACGCCGCCGGTGCGGCGCGTGATCGTTGCCAAGTGGTTGCGGCGCACGCAGATTCGCGTCAACACCATGCAACAGGCGCAGGGCGGGCGGGTTTACGATGCGGAATATCGCAATCTCCCTCCCGATAAACGACCCTAA
- the cutA gene encoding divalent-cation tolerance protein CutA: MTDHKDASVLHGHLLVLTTWPDAAGAQALARTLLERRLAACINILPPMTSLYTWDGRAQAGTEHQLLIKTTAARYADLQNAILAAHPYAVAEIIAVPIVRGLPAYLHWIDESTS; the protein is encoded by the coding sequence ATGACCGACCACAAAGACGCGAGCGTTTTGCATGGGCACCTGCTGGTACTGACCACCTGGCCTGACGCTGCGGGTGCGCAAGCGTTGGCGCGAACGCTGCTGGAACGACGCCTGGCGGCCTGTATCAATATTCTGCCGCCGATGACCTCGCTGTACACCTGGGACGGGCGTGCTCAGGCGGGCACGGAGCACCAGCTCCTGATCAAAACCACGGCGGCCCGCTATGCCGATTTGCAGAACGCTATCCTCGCCGCGCATCCTTACGCGGTTGCCGAAATCATCGCGGTGCCGATCGTGCGCGGACTGCCCGCATACCTCCACTGGATCGACGAATCGACCTCATGA
- a CDS encoding protein-disulfide reductase DsbD: MKRLLPLLLVFLLGAPLAHAAQSGAGNPLAALTGALGGGNKFLPPGEAFKLSLRPAGDNQLIAHWDVAQGYHLYREQIHFSLKNSPGLSLGKIALPPGKVINDQFLGRLAVYPKPFSVDIPVKRAAGAAASGTLVVRYQGCADKGICYPPITRDVPFTLVAAQASKVAAQPPAASTTARPTSAQPAISGTTEQDRLARFLLDKPLWVSLGLFFLIGLGLAFTPCVFPMIPILSGIIVGQKEAPSTARAFVLSLVYVLAMALTYTVAGVIVGLTGAGIQVWFQNPWVLSAFAAIFVLLSLSMFGFYELQMPGFIQSRLAAISNRQQGGTLIGVAVMGFLSALIVGPCVTAPLVAALLVIASTGNAVLGGLSLFALSLGMGAPLLLIGTAGGKLLPRAGAWMDAIKAVFGVALLGVAIWMLSRFLPGWATAVPSALLLIASGIYLGALDSVAGSGWRKLWKASGFTLLLWGSLILIGVAAGGSSLLTPLKGLIGSGAAPGNGATHALAFKRIKNLQDLKAALATANGRPVMLDFEADWCVACKEMAANTFSDPAVQQALSGFVLLQADVTSNDAADQALLKHFGLFGPPGIIFFGADGKELRNLRVVGYTPPTQFLHIIQQAS; encoded by the coding sequence ATGAAACGCTTACTGCCGCTGTTGCTCGTTTTTTTGCTTGGCGCACCACTGGCGCACGCCGCACAGAGCGGCGCCGGCAACCCGCTTGCCGCACTGACTGGCGCCCTCGGCGGCGGCAACAAGTTCCTGCCGCCGGGTGAAGCCTTCAAACTCAGCCTGCGGCCCGCTGGCGACAATCAACTCATCGCGCATTGGGATGTTGCGCAGGGCTATCACCTCTACCGAGAACAGATCCATTTCAGCCTTAAAAATTCGCCGGGTCTCAGTCTTGGCAAGATCGCGCTGCCGCCGGGCAAGGTGATTAACGATCAGTTTCTCGGTCGGCTGGCGGTCTACCCCAAGCCCTTCAGTGTCGACATTCCCGTCAAGCGCGCCGCCGGCGCCGCCGCGAGCGGGACGCTGGTCGTGCGCTATCAGGGCTGCGCTGACAAGGGCATCTGCTATCCACCGATCACCCGGGACGTGCCGTTCACCTTGGTCGCGGCGCAGGCATCCAAAGTAGCGGCACAGCCCCCCGCGGCGTCCACCACAGCCCGACCGACCAGCGCGCAGCCTGCTATAAGCGGCACGACGGAACAGGATCGGCTCGCCCGTTTTCTGCTCGATAAGCCCCTCTGGGTGAGCCTGGGGCTGTTTTTTCTGATTGGTCTCGGTCTGGCGTTCACGCCCTGCGTGTTTCCCATGATCCCGATCCTGTCCGGCATCATTGTCGGCCAGAAGGAGGCGCCCTCGACCGCGCGCGCCTTCGTGCTATCGCTGGTTTACGTGCTTGCGATGGCACTGACCTACACCGTCGCCGGCGTCATTGTCGGCCTCACCGGCGCGGGCATTCAGGTCTGGTTCCAGAATCCGTGGGTGTTGTCCGCCTTCGCCGCGATCTTCGTGCTGCTGTCGTTGTCCATGTTCGGCTTTTACGAGCTGCAGATGCCCGGCTTCATTCAGAGTCGACTGGCGGCGATCAGTAACCGTCAGCAGGGTGGGACGCTAATCGGCGTCGCCGTGATGGGGTTTCTGTCCGCATTGATTGTCGGCCCTTGCGTGACTGCGCCGCTGGTCGCCGCGCTGCTGGTCATCGCCAGCACCGGCAACGCGGTGCTTGGCGGACTCAGTCTGTTTGCCTTGAGTCTGGGCATGGGCGCGCCCTTGCTGTTGATCGGTACCGCTGGCGGCAAATTGCTGCCACGCGCCGGGGCGTGGATGGATGCGATCAAGGCCGTATTCGGTGTGGCGTTGCTCGGCGTGGCCATCTGGATGCTGTCGCGTTTTCTGCCGGGTTGGGCCACCGCGGTGCCCAGCGCACTGTTGCTGATTGCCTCGGGCATTTATCTCGGCGCGCTCGACTCCGTAGCCGGTTCGGGCTGGCGCAAGCTGTGGAAAGCGAGCGGTTTCACGCTGCTGCTCTGGGGCAGTCTGATTCTGATTGGCGTCGCCGCGGGCGGCAGCAGCTTGCTGACGCCGCTCAAGGGGCTCATCGGCAGTGGGGCCGCGCCCGGCAATGGCGCGACACACGCTCTGGCATTCAAGCGGATAAAAAATCTGCAGGATCTGAAAGCCGCTCTGGCGACCGCCAATGGCCGCCCGGTCATGCTCGACTTCGAGGCCGACTGGTGTGTCGCCTGCAAGGAAATGGCCGCGAACACGTTCTCCGATCCTGCCGTGCAGCAGGCGCTCTCGGGCTTTGTGCTGTTGCAAGCGGATGTCACTTCCAACGACGCGGCTGATCAGGCCCTGCTCAAACATTTCGGGCTGTTCGGGCCACCCGGGATCATTTTCTTTGGCGCCGACGGCAAGGAGCTGCGGAATCTGCGCGTGGTCGGCTATACGC